From a region of the Candida albicans SC5314 chromosome 1, complete sequence genome:
- the GPI7 gene encoding mannose-ethanolamine phosphotransferase (Protein involved in attachment of GPI-linked proteins to cell wall; member of major facilitator superfamily; phosphodiesterase/nucleotide pyrophosphatase domain; similar to S. cerevisiae Gpi7p): MSGSLNSRWVVQVSLTIINIIGFLVFLRGFFPSKVVLPGFNSFQDSTKSPFSDQYGNPQFNKFILMVVDAMRSDFCFSDRSNFSFLHQLINQGRALPFTAFSNPPTVTLPRLKGITTGGTPNFLDAILNVADDQDDSQGLHNQDSWVHQFRHSNNKTINFFGDDTWLKLFQDQFTEFEGTNSFFVSDFTEVDNNVTRHLDDQLSSNKWDGLILHYLGLDHIGHKGGPESPYMKPKQIEMDKILQRLYTYVTKNDDTLIVLMGDHGMNEIGNHGGSSPGETSAALSFISPKFNHKGESPLPYNSDYSYHHKISQIDLVPTLAALLNFPIPKNSLGVIAKEILEIWPENQRIKILLENCAQIMNLYEAKYGPSGKVWSQWENLQAKQHPIADYYEFLQDIQSEMASSATNYGYKDIYAGALILVITALAVIVVFNRYFLTASNMNISSVMFYELFVVLYSLHFHGSSLIEEEHQIWYFFTTATLLFLAITFFDTFKSLQNFISFGVLFACIRFMRSWNNSGQKYSSQYNIAYYLSHSNPNLMWGLIILTYFVLTLCIYIQGSLVPTFAFSFGKRLPDVKDPGGLISFIVVFVATSVSFSFKLLQYYIDGNTIPKWLNRFLLWIIESHHIDLSSATLEDNELKFQLQSVSIQLSKFTTIILLLLVISRVIIGKIRKIRYGTITDITNIMTIYLIHQTRHENIPIFLALMFAKFALSKLIYRKTNRIDQYILTVTMTVLCLQNLTFFCMGNTNSLATVDLSNAYNGVKAYNVFLVGLLTFVSNFAGPIFWSLSGLQLLYEPSLLNFNGPATTDLLHYTGLKKSILLVKSLISLFFYTVSAVNLVGSCINLRFHLFIWTVFSPKLLFFGSWILFVNVLIDLILAVIVLLF; this comes from the coding sequence ATGTCCGGTTCACTAAATTCTAGATGGGTTGTTCAAGTCTCTTTGActataatcaatataattGGATTTCTTGTATTTCTAAGAGGTTTTTTCCCATCCAAAGTTGTACTTCCGGGGTTCAACTCATTTCAAGATTCAACGAAATCTCCATTTTCTGATCAATATGGAAACCCacaattcaacaaatttattcttATGGTAGTAGATGCAATGAGATCTGATTTTTGTTTCAGTGACAGATCAAATTTCCTGTTTTTGCACCAATTGATAAACCAAGGCCGTGCCTTACCATTCACTGCCTTTTCCAATCCACCAACAGTGACATTACCACGTTTAAAAGGTATCACCACAGGAGGTACACCAAACTTTTTAGACGCGATTTTAAATGTCGCTGATGATCAAGACGATTCACAGGGATTACATAACCAAGACTCATGGGTTCATCAATTTAGacattcaaataataagacaataaattttttcgGAGATGACACATGGttaaaattatttcaaGATCAATTTACAGAATTTGAAGGGACCAATTCCTTCTTTGTTAGTGATTTCACTGaagttgataataatgTGACTCGTCATTTAGACGATCAATTGAGTAGTAACAAATGGGATGGGTTAATTCTACATTATTTAGGATTAGATCATATTGGCCATAAAGGTGGACCAGAATCACCTTACATGAAACCGAAACAAATAGAAATGGATAAAATTTTACAAAGATTGTACACATACGTCACCAAGAATGACGATACATTGATAGTTTTAATGGGAGATCATGGGATGAATGAAATAGGCAACCACGGTGGTTCGTCACCTGGTGAAACATCAGCTGCACTTTCATTTATTTCTCCTAAATTTAACCACAAAGGTGAATCACCATTACCGTATAATTCAGACTACTCGTATCACCACAAAATCAGCCAAATCGATTTAGTACCCACATTAGCAGCTTTATTGAATTTCCCGATTCCTAAAAACTCACTTGGTGTTATTGCCAAAGAGATACTCGAGATTTGGCCCGAAAACCAGAgaattaaaatattattagaGAATTGTGCACAGATTATGAACTTGTATGAAGCAAAATATGGACCATCCGGAAAAGTCTGGTCACAATGGGAAAATTTACAAGCTAAACAACACCCAATTGCTGATTATTATGAATTTCTTCAGGATATTCAATCAGAAATGGCTTCTTCAGCAACAAATTATGGTTATAAAGACATATATGCCGGTGCATTAATATTAGTAATTACTGCTCTAGCTGTGATTGTGGTGTTTAATCGGTATTTTTTGACAGCATCAAATATGAATATTTCTTCAGTGATGTTTTAtgaattgtttgttgttttgtatTCATTGCATTTCCATGGATCATCTTTAATCGAAGAAGAGCATCAGATTTGGTATTTTTTCACAACAGCAACACTTTTGTTTTTAGCAATTACCTTTTTTGATACATTTAAAAGTttacaaaattttatttccTTTGGAGTTTTATTTGCTTGTATTAGATTTATGAGATCATGGAACAATAGTGGTCAAAAGTATTCTTCTCAATACAACATTGCTTATTACTTGTCACATTCTAATCCAAATTTAATGTGGGGGCTTATAATTTTAACCTATTTTGTGCTTACTTTGTGTATATACATACAAGGAAGCTTAGTGCCAACATTTGCATTTTCTTTTGGGAAACGATTACCAGATGTGAAAGACCCTGGTGGgttgatttcatttattgttgtatttGTGGCAACTTCAGTGTCATTCCTGTTCAAATTATTGCAATACTACATTGATGGTAACACAATACCAAAATGGCTCAATAGATTTCTTTTGTGGATTATAGAATCACATCATATAGATTTGTCAAGTGCAACTCttgaagataatgaattgaagTTTCAATTACAAAGTGTTAGTAtccaattatcaaaattcaCCACAATTATTCTATTGCTATTGGTGATTTCTCGTGTGATAATTGGCAAAATCAGAAAAATCCGTTATGGAACAATCACTGATATTACAAACATTATGACAATTTACCTTATACATCAAACTAGACATGAAAATAtcccaatttttttggcaTTGATGTTTGCCAAATTTgctttatcaaaattaatttatcgCAAGACCAATCgaattgatcaatatattttaaCAGTGACAATGACTGTTCTTTGTTTACAAAATTTGACTTTTTTCTGTATGGGTAACACAAATCTGTTAGCTACTGTGGACTTGTCAAATGCATATAATGGAGTCAAGGCATACAATGTGTTTTTGGTGGGGTTATTGACCTTTGTATCGAATTTTGCTGGACCGATTTTTTGGTCACTTTCAGGATTACAACTTCTTTATGAACCaagtttattgaatttcaatGGACCAGCTACTACTGATTTATTACATTACACTGgattgaagaaatcaattttattagtcaaatcattgattagtttgtttttctaCACCGTATCAGCAGTAAATTTAGTTGGATCTTGTATTAACTTGagatttcatttatttatatggACAGTTTTTTCTCCCAAATTGTTATTCTTTGGCAGTTGGATTTTATTTGTCAATGTATTGATCGATTTAATTTTGGCAGTAAtagtattgttgttttaa
- the ARO4 gene encoding 3-deoxy-7-phosphoheptulonate synthase (3-deoxy-D-arabinoheptulosonate-7-phosphate synthase; aromatic amino acid biosynthesis; GCN-regulated; feedback-inhibited by tyrosine if produced in S. cerevisiae Aro3p and Aro4p catalyze same reaction; protein decreases in stationary phase), producing the protein MSKTPVPTEYDDTRILGYDPLVPPALLQHEIKASAESLDVVIKGRYDSAQILKGNDDRCIVIVGPCSIHDPPQALEYGKRLKKLADELKDDLVIIMRAYLEKPRTTVGWKGLINDPDVDNSFDINRGLKISRQLYSDLTSVVGLPIGSEMLDTISPQYFSDFLSFGAIGARTTESQLHRELASGLSFPIGFKNGTDGGLAVALDAVQASSKGHHFMGVTKNGMAAITTTKGNDCCFIILRGGKKITNYDVESVKAAKEAIAKCTDPSIKLMVDCSHDNSRKDYRNQPQVLDSVAEQISNGEDSIIGVMIESNIHEGKQPMPPAGSGKEALKYGVSITDGCVSWETTVEMLTKLSQAVQTRRSLKKQKVSN; encoded by the coding sequence ATGAGTAAAACTCCTGTTCCTACCGAATACGACGACACAAGAATATTGGGTTACGATCCTTTAGTTCCACCAGCCTTATTACAACACGAAATAAAGGCATCTGCCGAATCATTGGATGTTGTTATAAAAGGCCGTTACGATTCTGCCCAAATCCTTAAGGGTAATGATGACAGATGTATTGTAATTGTTGGTCCATGTTCAATTCACGATCCCCCACAAGCCTTAGAATACGGTAAAcgtttgaagaaattggctgatgaattaaaagaTGACTTGGTGATTATTATGAGAGCTTATTTGGAAAAACCAAGAACTACCGTTGGTTGGAAAGGTTTGATCAATGATCctgatgttgataattCTTTTGATATTAACCGTGGGTTGAAGATATCTCGTCAATTATATTCCGATTTGACTAGTGTTGTTGGATTACCAATTGGATCAGAAATGTTAGACACCATTTCTCCACAATACTTTTCCGATTTCTTGAGTTTTGGGGCCATTGGAGCTAGAACCACCGAATCACAATTACACAGAGAATTAGCTTCTGGTTTAAGCTTCCCAATTGGATTTAAAAATGGTACCGATGGTGGTTTAGCCGTTGCCTTGGATGCCGTGCAAGCTTCTTCAAAAGGACATCACTTCATGGGTGTCACCAAAAACGGTATGGCTGCCATTACCACTACTAAAGGTAACGattgttgtttcattatATTAAGAGGTGGtaaaaaaatcaccaatTACGATGTTGAATCAGTTAAAGCTGCTAAAGAAGCCATTGCCAAATGTACCGATCCAAGTATCAAGTTGATGGTTGATTGTTCTCATGACAACTCAAGAAAAGACTACAGAAACCAACCTCAAGTATTAGACAGTGTTGCCGAACAAATAAGTAATGGTGAAGACTCCATTATTGGGGTTATGATTGAATCCAATATTCATGAAGGTAAACAACCAATGCCCCCAGCAGGTAGTGGTAAAGAAGCATTGAAATACGGTGTGTCTATCACCGATGGATGTGTTTCTTGGGAAACCACTGTTGAAATGTTGACCAAATTGAGTCAAGCAGTCCAAACTAGAAGAAGtttaaagaaacaaaaagtttCCAATTAA
- the TRY2 gene encoding Try2p (Transcription factor; regulator of yeast form adherence; required for yeast cell adherence to silicone substrate; Spider biofilm induced), producing the protein MNRSSYSSQSDNRYSRNPAVLCSFYSKIGACRHGEKCSKKHLKPISSRTILLANLYQNPTLNDDDYGHANGIGSETSQIIDNESVIKNSDTVGTVSQIDDSPHSNSGEVTKDETVETQEVETENSENIAETGDVKIDHNEDQKQIEDVKESDKVESSEEVQQDDKLHKEDTLEKESEDNIKQDENIEDAKLEDTEKDKLPEFTISQSQKDFDQFFQDIFVHISKLGQIRDIAVCENENNHLAGNVYVMFESAEDAYNANLQLNQEWYNGKPVYSDLSPVNDFNDACCEEYRDYHDCQRGAMCNYMHVRLPSSDIEESLYESQAKSYMLKQLEELKKELPGDIRSSSSTNDDETNGNENGISSTMAVLEQLS; encoded by the coding sequence ATGAACAGGTCCTCATATTCATCACAGTCAGACAATCGATACTCACGAAATCCAGCTGTATTATGCtcattttattcaaaaatcgGTGCTTGTCGACATGGTGAGAAATGTTCGAAAAAACatttgaaaccaatttcttcaaGAACTATACTACTCGCCAACCTTTACCAGAATCCAACATTGAATGATGACGATTATGGACACGCAAATGGCATTGGTAGTGAAACTTCTCAGATAATAGACAATGAAAGTGTGATTAAGAATAGTGATACTGTAGGTACTGTATCGCAAATAGATGACTCGCCGCATTCTAATAGTGGAGAAGTTACCAAGGACGAAACAGTTGAAACACAAGAGGTAGAGACTGAGAATTCGGAGAATATTGCTGAAACCGGTGATGTCAAGATAGATCATAATGAAGATCAGAAGCAAATCGAAGATGTGAAAGAATCGGACAAGGTAGAGTCTTCTGAAGAAGTCCAACAAGATGATAAACTTCACAAAGAAGACACACTAGAGAAAGAATCAGAAgataatattaaacaaGACGAAAACATAGAGGATGCAAAACTTGAAGATACAGAGAAAGACAAACTCCCTGAGTTCACAATCCTGCAATCAcaaaaagattttgatcaatttttccaagATATCTTTGTCCATATTTCCAAACTTGGACAAATTAGAGATATTGCTGTGtgtgaaaatgaaaacaatcaCCTTGCAGGAAATGTCTATGTCATGTTTGAAAGTGCGGAGGATGCATATAATGCCAACTTACAATTGAATCAGGAATGGTATAATGGCAAACCAGTGTACAGTGATTTGTCTCCTGTGAATGATTTCAATGATGCTTGTTGTGAAGAATATAGGGATTATCACGATTGCCAACGTGGTGCAATGTGTAATTACATGCATGTAAGACTACCATCGAGTGATATTGAAGAGTCACTATATGAATCTCAGGCAAAAAGTTACATGTTGAAGCAATTGGAAGAGCTAAAAAAAGAGCTTCCGGGTGATATAAGATCTTCTTCAAGTAccaatgatgatgaaaccAATGGAAACGAAAATGGAATTTCTTCAACTATGGCTGTGCTTGAACAGTTGTCATGA
- a CDS encoding uncharacterized protein (Protein of unknown function; clade-associated gene expression): MTKTSHLIILPCHSIWKSGPNLGETRDEWHLVDFQIEGYDHLAFKQQILTSLQQLQQDPESYLIISGGETKLDAGPISESLSYYLLASKLCQNDSSILSRVSTEVFARDSFENVIFSICRYYELFAMYPEKITIVGFEFKRERFVKHHLQQALLFPENRINYIGNSPDPKDLDELEIEKYFQELNEGEFKYAVKHFQNDWYGLSGSLLKKKIARNPFNRYHGYSESNPKLADFLRAIKDDITITTTTSTTRSNENIRDLLLDMVWVE; encoded by the coding sequence ATGACAAAGACTTCACACTTGATTATATTGCCGTGTCATTCAATATGGAAATCAGGGCCTAATTTAGGGGAAACACGAGATGAATGGCATTTAgttgattttcaaattgaagGATATGATCATCTTGCATTTAAACAACAGATTCTCACTAGTCTTCAACAATTGCAACAAGATCCCGAGTCATATCTAATAATATCAGGAGGTGAAACAAAATTAGATGCTGGGCCCATATCGGAATCATTAtcttattatttgttaGCTAGTAAATTGTGTCAAAATGATCTGTCGATATTATCAAGAGTATCAACTGAAGTATTTGCACGAGattcatttgaaaatgtcATTTTCCTGATATGTCGATATTATGAATTATTTGCAATGTATCCAGAGAAAATTACCATAGTgggatttgaatttaaacGAGAAAGATTTGTTAAACATCATTTACAACAagcattattatttccTGAGAATagaatcaattatattgGGAATTCCCCTGATCCAAAAGATCttgatgaattagaaattgaaaaatattttcaagaattaaatgaagGTGAATTCAAATATGCTGTTAAACATTTTCAGAATGATTGGTATGGATTACTGGGATCTTtgttaaagaaaaagattgCTCGAAATCCATTTAATCGATATCATGGGTATAGTGAAAGTAACCCGAAATTGGCTGATTTCCTACGAGCAATAAAAGATGacatcaccatcaccaccaccacctctACTACACGttcaaatgaaaatattagAGATTTACTCTTGGATATGGTTTGGGTTGAATAA
- the GPT1 gene encoding Gpt1p (GABA/polyamine transporter; 9 to 11 membrane spanning segments; complements GABA uptake defect of an S. cerevisiae uga4 put4 gap1 triple mutant; complements growth of an S. cerevisiae spe1 mutant under polyamine limitation) gives MNSGIHTPHEIHPVVSQVHVDDMGIASILSNKNITINVDHVIDSDEAMLLAIGYRQELRREFSLWSIFAVSFSVLGLLPSIAACFDYQQLVVGMSPLPWLIAMIFITSVAYSMAEIASAFPCSAGTPYAVSQLAPKKYASFLTWFTCWTNWSCQITAAPSVSYSCACMMLALHSFTDPSFVASNAQIFGLTTGIQVLCAFMACFPTKWVARFSSAGTTCNIVFLVVVFVMILGGNKRDQIKEGISKFNSNSTAWGLDNQAEWPTGLSFLISFMGVIWAMSGYDSPFHLAEECSNAAVAAPRAIVLTSTVGGLIGFMFMIAIAYTLVDLNQISADPEGLGQPFVTYLTQIMDKNLVIGATALTIISSFFMAQNCLLASSRVTYAYARDGLFPLSGIWKKVSPKTQTPINAVIMNFIVEELLLLLIFGGDVSIGSIFSIGALAGFISFTMPTLLKITYARKTFQPGPWNLGKWSEPIGWVSVAFVGLMVPILCFPTVKGADLTPTEMNWTCLVYFGLILLTTIWFVVDARRWYVGPRTNISEEDIVYGEKTEDEGDEIPDVIDGQKVSISSTEKRYQ, from the coding sequence atGAATTCGGGAATTCATACACCACATGAGATTCACCCAGTTGTCTCCCAAGTCCATGTTGATGACATGGGCATTGCCAGTATActatcaaataaaaatatcacCATTAATGTCGATCACGTTATTGATAGTGATGAAGCAATGTTATTAGCCATTGGTTATCGTCAAGAATTACGTAGAGAATTCAGTTTATGGTCTATTTTTGCCGTTAGTTTCTCAGTGTTGGGATTACTTCCTTCCATTGCTGCTTGCTTTGACTATCAACAATTGGTTGTTGGTATGTCTCCCTTACCTTGGCTTATTGCCATGATTTTCATTACTTCAGTTGCTTATTCAATGGCAGAAATCGCTAGTGCATTTCCGTGTTCTGCAGGTACTCCTTATGCGGTATCACAATTGGCTCCTAAAAAATACGCTTCATTTTTAACTTGGTTCACATGTTGGACAAATTGGTCCTGTCAAATTACTGCTGCTCCTAGTGTGAGTTATTCTTGTGCCTGTATGATGTTGGCACTCCATTCATTCACTGACCCTTCATTTGTGGCCAGTAATGCACAAATATTTGGTTTAACCACCGGTATTCAAGTTTTATGTGCATTCATGGCATGTTTCCCCACTAAATGGGTTGCCAGATTCAGTTCGGCTGGTACCACTTGTAATATAGTatttttggtggttgttTTCGTCATGATTCTTGGTGGGAATAAAAGAGACCAAATCAAAGAAGGAATCtctaaattcaattcaaattcaactgCATGGGGGTTAGATAATCAAGCAGAATGGCCTACTggattatcatttttaattagTTTTATGGGAGTTATTTGGGCAATGTCAGGATACGATTCACCTTTCCATCTTGCTGAAGAATGTTCTAATGCTGCTGTGGCTGCCCCTAGAGCCATTGTATTAACCAGTACCGTTGGTGGATTGATTGGTTTTATGTTTATGATTGCCATTGCTTACACATTAGTTGATCTTAATCAAATTAGTGCTGATCCTGAAGGTCTTGGACAACCTTTTGTCACTTATTTAACTCAAATCATGGATAAAAACTTGGTCATTGGTGCCACTGCCTTGACAATCATTTCATCGTTCTTTATGGCCCAAAATTGTCTTTTGGCGTCTAGTCGTGTCACATATGCTTATGCCAGAGACGGATTATTCCCATTGTCTGGAATCTGGAAAAAAGTGTCGCCAAAAACCCAAACCCCAATCAATGCAGTTATCATGAACTTTATTGTCGAagaattgttattattattgattttcgGGGGTGATGTCAGTATCGGTTCAATTTTTAGTATTGGTGCACTTGCTGGATTCATTTCATTTACTATGCCAACACTTTTGAAAATCACTTATGCCCGTAAAACTTTCCAACCAGGACCATGGAATTTAGGGAAATGGTCTGAACCAATTGGTTGGGTGTCTGTTGCATTTGTTGGATTGATGGttccaattctttgttTCCCCACCGTCAAAGGTGCCGATTTGACTCCAACAGAAATGAATTGGACTTGTTTAGTATACTTTGGattaattttgttgacAACAATCTGGTTCGTGGTAGATGCAAGACGCTGGTACGTTGGTCCACGTACTAATATCTCTGAAGAAGATATTGTGTATGGTGAAAAAACTGAAGATGAGGGAGATGAAATACCTGATGTTATTGACGGTCAAAAAGTTAGTATCTCAAGCACTGAAAAGAGATACCAGTAA
- a CDS encoding amino acid transporter (Ortholog(s) have role in actin cortical patch localization, arginine transport, endocytosis, late endosome to vacuole transport, lysine transport, regulation of intracellular pH), whose amino-acid sequence MFIISETQRTFASFFIFGLLNNILYVIILSAAIDLVGPSTPKAIVLLADIIPSFSFKVAAPFFIHAVPYIIRLWTLVALSATGMVLISLSPTNVISWKILGITLASLSSGLGEVSFLQLTHYYEENSAIGGFSSGTGGAGLFGSFLFMVLTNVMGFPVWVVLLICAVFPSGFIITYFNLLPLPMHEYQVILQQQQEREEEQEEEEYQQQLQDEARSQNIESIREVKYSVNYISKHVQNTIHKITPLILPYMLPLTTVYISEYVINQGISPTLLFPLKEVPRWLISSYRDIYVVYGFLYQLGVFISRSSVTMGIRIKRLYLLSVLQFINVMITLYQSIYDLPFHSIWWLFLLIFYEGLLGGASYVNTFKSVSEQVSRTKREFSMGCVSISDSLGIVTAGCINWWLELKLCHLQVARGRDWCLKGGSL is encoded by the coding sequence ATGTTTATAATCTCTGAAACACAACGAACATTTGCttcatttttcatatttggattattaaacaatattttgTATGTGATTATCTTATCAGCAGCAATAGATCTTGTGGGACCATCAACTCCTAAAGCAATTGTGTTATTAGCCGATATCATCccatcattttcttttaaagtGGCAGCAccatttttcattcatGCTGTACCTTATATTATACGATTATGGACATTAGTGGCATTGTCAGCCACAGGGATGGtattaatttcattgagTCCCACCAATGTCATTAGTTGGAAAATCTTGGGAATCACATTAGCATCATTATCTTCTGGGTTGGGAGAAGTTAGTTTTTTACAATTGACCCATTATTACGAAGAAAATTCTGCAATTGGTGGGTTTTCAAGTGGGACCGGTGGTGCCGGATTGTTTGGgagttttttgtttatggTATTAACTAATGTAATGGGGTTCCCAGTGTGGGTGGTCTTATTGATTTGTGCAGTATTTCCCAGTGggtttattattacttatttcaatttgttgccATTGCCAATGCATGAATATCAAGTGATAttacagcaacaacaggaACGGGAggaagaacaagaagaggaggaatatcaacaacaattacaagatGAAGCAAGATCCCAGAACATTGAATCGATACGTGAGGTGAAATATTCTGTGAATTACATTAGTAAACACGTTCAAAACACAATACATAAAATCACTCCGCTTATTTTACCTTATATGTTACCATTAACCACAGTTTATATATCTGAATACGTGATCAATCAAGGTATCTCACCAACGTTGTTATTCCCCTTGAAAGAGGTACCACGGTGGTTGATATCAAGTTATCGAGATATTTATGTTGTCTATGGGTTTTTATACCAATTGGGGGTTTTCATTTCTCGATCATCAGTGACAATGGGAATCAGAATTAAAAGATTGTATTTGTTGTCGGTATTACAGTTTATAAATGTAATGATCACACTTTATCAATCTATATATGATTTGCCTTTCCATCTGATTTGGTggttatttttattaattttttatgAAGGATTGCTAGGTGGAGCAAGTTATGTAAACACTTTTAAATCGGTTAGTGAACAGGTTTCAAGAACAAAAAGAGAATTTAGTATGGGATGTGTTAGTATTAGTGATTCCTTGGGTATAGTTACTGCTGGATGTATCAATTGGTGGttggaattgaaattgtgtCATTTACAAGTGGCTCGAGGAAGAGATTGGTGTCTCAAAGGGGGATCACTATAA